A DNA window from Gemmatimonadota bacterium contains the following coding sequences:
- a CDS encoding ABC transporter permease, which produces MLVFEIIAVAMGAIRANALRSVLTTLGIVIGVGAVITMVALGEGAQQRVQQQIESMGTTVLTIRPGQQFWGGVSRGDARLKIEDAEALRSATIGLLKVSPELQSRMQVTYLRWNSSNTLMGVWPEYFEIYHHELVAGRFFTEGELRGRRRVAVLGHNLPTSLGETPPELLIGQTIQLRGIPFEVIGVLAEKGDAAWVRPDDQIFIPQSTAQFRVMGGRDRLNAIYAATQHTEELDKAYGEIDRVMRREHRIRPGEEADFNIRNSADLLATFNETNETFTLLLAGIAAVSLLVGGIGIMNIMLVSVTERTREIGVRKALGATRRAIMTQFLVEALFLCVLGGVLGVAVGYGAAEMMTRIAEWETVVAPQSVAVALGFSAAIGLFFGIWPARRASLLDPIDALRYE; this is translated from the coding sequence GAGATCATCGCGGTCGCGATGGGCGCGATACGCGCCAACGCCCTGCGCTCCGTCCTGACCACCCTCGGCATCGTTATCGGTGTCGGGGCGGTGATCACCATGGTCGCGCTCGGTGAGGGAGCGCAGCAGCGCGTGCAGCAGCAGATCGAGAGCATGGGTACCACGGTTCTCACGATCCGTCCCGGCCAGCAGTTCTGGGGGGGTGTCTCGCGCGGGGACGCACGGTTGAAGATCGAAGATGCCGAGGCCCTCAGGAGTGCGACGATCGGGCTCCTGAAGGTGTCGCCTGAGCTGCAATCGCGGATGCAGGTCACCTACCTGCGTTGGAACTCCAGCAACACGCTGATGGGCGTATGGCCGGAGTACTTCGAGATCTACCACCACGAGCTCGTCGCCGGGCGCTTCTTCACCGAGGGTGAACTGCGCGGGCGCCGACGTGTCGCCGTCCTCGGGCACAATCTGCCCACGAGTCTCGGCGAGACTCCTCCCGAGTTGCTCATCGGCCAGACGATTCAGCTTCGGGGCATCCCCTTCGAGGTCATCGGGGTGCTCGCGGAGAAGGGCGACGCCGCCTGGGTGCGGCCGGACGACCAGATATTCATTCCGCAGTCCACGGCACAGTTTCGTGTGATGGGGGGCCGTGACCGGCTGAACGCGATCTATGCCGCGACGCAGCACACCGAGGAACTCGACAAGGCGTACGGCGAGATCGATCGAGTCATGCGTCGAGAGCATCGCATTCGCCCCGGCGAGGAGGCGGATTTCAACATCCGCAACTCAGCGGACCTTCTCGCAACGTTCAACGAGACGAACGAGACGTTCACGCTGTTGCTGGCGGGGATCGCGGCAGTGAGCCTGCTCGTAGGGGGCATCGGCATCATGAACATCATGCTGGTGTCGGTGACCGAGCGCACTCGCGAGATCGGTGTGCGCAAGGCGCTGGGCGCGACGCGCCGCGCGATCATGACCCAATTCCTGGTCGAGGCGCTCTTCCTGTGTGTCCTGGGCGGCGTCCTGGGGGTGGCCGTCGGCTACGGGGCGGCGGAGATGATGACGAGGATCGCCGAGTGGGAGACGGTTGTGGCACCCCAGTCGGTGGCGGTCGCGCTCGGCTTCAGCGCCGCGATCGGGCTCTTCTTCGGCATCTGGCCCGCGCGTAGGGCATCTTTGCTGGATCCGATCGACGCCCTACGGTACGAGTAG